The nucleotide sequence TCTCGCCGGCCAGATCCGGACGGCCCCCGCGGGAAACGACGGCGGCCACCTGCGCATCGGCTTCAGCCGCGGCCCACAGGGCGGCGCCTGCTCCTGTGCTGGACCCGAAATAGCCGATCCGGCTCGACGACGTGTCCTGCCTCGCGCCCAGCCACCGGCTTGCAGTCGCGAGGCGCGCGGCGAGCAGGGCAATGTTGAACACGTTTGCGCGGTCCGGTTCCTCGGCCGGCGTAAGCAGATCAAGCAGCAGCGTGCCCAGGCCGGCGTCATGGAGGACCGACGCCACGTACCGGTTACGGGGGCTGTGACGGCTGCTGCCGCTGCCGTGGGCGAAGACGACGACGGCCTCACAGGGTGAGGGCAGGTGCAGGCTGCCGCGGAGCCGGACCTCTCCGCAGGGTATGTCCACTTCCTCCTCGATTCCGGCATCCCCCGCTGCCTGAAGAGGCCGGCGCGGTGGCCGGGCCGCGGCGTCGAGCATCCGCAGAACCTCTTCGTCCTCCGTCGGCGCGAAGTCACGGTAGTAATAGCCCACGGAGTGGAACATCGTGGCCGGCACCAGGCACACGACGTCGTCCGGTTCAGTAAGCGAGGCGAGCACCCGGGCGGGAGCAACAGGCACGGCCAGGATCACCTTTGCCGCGCCGAGTTGCCTGGCCCTTTCGCATGCTGCGCGCGCCGTCGAGCCGGTGGCCAGGCCGTCGTCGACGATGATGGCCGTGACGCCGTGCAAGTCACTGTGCGTCCGCCCTCGGCGATACCTGGCCAGCCAGCTTTCCAGAAGCTTCCGCTCCTTGCGTTCGACTGCTCCCACATCCCGTTCAGTGAGCCGGTATGTGGCGATCACGCGCTGATCAAGTACCCGGGTGCTTCCCTCTCCGATGGCCCCCATGGCAACCTCGGGCTGGAACGGAACCCCCAGTTTCCGCACAACAATCACATCCAGCGGGGCATCGAGTGCTTTCGCCACCTCGACGGCAACCGGAACACCGCCGCGGGGCAACCCCAGCACCACCGTCTCCTGGCCCCGCAGCCCGGCCAGCCTGTCTCCCAGCCGCCGGCCGGCATCGGCCCTGTCCAGGAACTCGAACATCGAGGTGATCCCTCCCTTCAGAGGCGGCAACGCGAGTAACATCACCAGCACCAGCAATTCCAGTCAACGCCCTTCCGCCAATGCCTTCAAGGGAAGATCTGGAAGCCGGCCCTACCGGAGGGGGAACCATGGAAATGCCCAAAGCCACCGAGGCCGACAAGGAGCGCTT is from Arthrobacter sp. QXT-31 and encodes:
- a CDS encoding phosphoribosyltransferase family protein produces the protein MFEFLDRADAGRRLGDRLAGLRGQETVVLGLPRGGVPVAVEVAKALDAPLDVIVVRKLGVPFQPEVAMGAIGEGSTRVLDQRVIATYRLTERDVGAVERKERKLLESWLARYRRGRTHSDLHGVTAIIVDDGLATGSTARAACERARQLGAAKVILAVPVAPARVLASLTEPDDVVCLVPATMFHSVGYYYRDFAPTEDEEVLRMLDAAARPPRRPLQAAGDAGIEEEVDIPCGEVRLRGSLHLPSPCEAVVVFAHGSGSSRHSPRNRYVASVLHDAGLGTLLLDLLTPAEEPDRANVFNIALLAARLATASRWLGARQDTSSSRIGYFGSSTGAGAALWAAAEADAQVAAVVSRGGRPDLAGEKLAAVRAPTLLIVGGADSQVLGLNRQAMALMDAPTRLEIIPGATHLFEEPGTLAKAAELAAEWFTQYL